Proteins found in one Candidatus Sulfotelmatobacter sp. genomic segment:
- a CDS encoding NAD(P)/FAD-dependent oxidoreductase, whose product MPENVVILGAGFAGMNVARHLEHDGRRGELAVTIVNRENYMLFTPMLPEVASGSIEPRHITPPLRAILRTTAFELGDLKGVDLDARTVAVTKRREGGEATLPFDHLVVALGAESSTHGVPGAEEHSFPLKTVHDAVVVRDVTITSLENAAIAMDEDERRSRTTFVVVGGGFTGVEAAGELLAFLRSASRFYPHVERTDIRVVLVAGSDRLLEQLSPALGQRAATMLASRGVEVVFSDQVASVDAGGLTLASGRRFATRCVIWSAGERPSPALERIALKRSEHGAIEVRPDLSAIGAPGVWALGDCAHIPKPGGGAYPQTAQHAVHEARRLARNLVAKVRGEATRPYAYRARGMMASIGAHEGLAEIGGRVKLFGLPAWLLWRTYYLGQLPGNDRKARVMLDWTLDFPFPQDIASVR is encoded by the coding sequence ATGCCTGAGAACGTGGTGATCCTCGGAGCGGGCTTCGCGGGGATGAACGTCGCCCGCCACCTCGAGCACGACGGCCGCCGAGGCGAGCTCGCGGTGACGATCGTCAACCGCGAGAACTACATGCTGTTCACGCCGATGCTGCCTGAGGTGGCGAGCGGATCGATCGAGCCGCGGCACATCACGCCGCCCCTGCGCGCGATCTTGCGCACGACCGCCTTCGAGTTGGGCGATTTGAAAGGTGTCGATCTCGACGCGCGTACGGTCGCCGTCACCAAGCGGCGCGAGGGTGGCGAAGCGACCCTGCCGTTCGATCACCTCGTCGTGGCGTTGGGAGCCGAGAGCTCGACGCACGGGGTTCCCGGCGCCGAGGAGCACTCGTTTCCGCTCAAGACCGTGCACGACGCGGTCGTCGTCCGGGACGTGACGATCACTTCGCTCGAAAACGCCGCCATCGCGATGGACGAGGACGAGCGGCGCAGCCGTACGACCTTCGTCGTGGTGGGCGGCGGCTTCACCGGCGTGGAGGCGGCGGGTGAGCTGCTCGCTTTCCTGCGCTCGGCGTCGCGCTTCTATCCCCACGTCGAGCGAACCGATATTCGGGTCGTGCTGGTCGCGGGTAGCGATCGTCTGCTCGAGCAATTGTCGCCCGCTCTCGGTCAGCGCGCCGCGACCATGCTGGCGTCTCGCGGAGTGGAAGTGGTGTTCTCCGATCAGGTCGCATCGGTCGACGCCGGCGGCCTCACGTTGGCGTCGGGGCGGCGCTTTGCCACCCGGTGTGTGATCTGGAGCGCCGGCGAGCGGCCTTCCCCCGCGCTCGAGCGCATCGCGCTCAAACGCTCCGAGCACGGGGCGATCGAGGTTCGTCCCGACCTGTCCGCGATCGGAGCGCCCGGCGTTTGGGCGCTGGGCGACTGCGCGCACATTCCCAAGCCCGGCGGGGGTGCCTATCCGCAAACGGCGCAGCATGCGGTGCACGAAGCGCGCCGGCTCGCGCGCAACCTGGTGGCGAAGGTGCGCGGCGAGGCGACCCGTCCGTACGCGTATCGCGCGCGCGGGATGATGGCCTCGATCGGAGCGCACGAAGGCCTGGCGGAGATCGGGGGCCGGGTGAAGCTCTTCGGTTTGCCGGCGTGGCTGCTGTGGCGGACGTATTATCTCGGGCAACTCCCCGGCAACGACCGCAAGGCCCGCGTCATGCTCGATTGGACCCTCGACTTTCCCTTTCCTCAGGATATTGCGAGCGTACGATGA
- a CDS encoding ferredoxin reductase, producing MTDARALAVKPIPWQTAKVVAVEPRTPRIKSFYFDLPQPFAFAAGQHVDVRLTAPDGYRAQRSYSIASAPDDSGRIELAIELLDTGEVSAFFHEVVAVGDPIELRGPLGGYFVWPPAERGPVLLIGGGSGLVPLMSMIRHRAAAGSHVPVLLLLSARTWDDILYRDELLALDAREDGFTLVLTLTREPPRRPGDYGRRVDAAMMHDVLAKMPSLPAIAFVCGTNPFVDVAADGTVAAGVPAADVRTERYGA from the coding sequence GTGACTGACGCTCGCGCGCTCGCGGTCAAGCCGATCCCGTGGCAGACGGCCAAAGTCGTCGCCGTCGAGCCGCGGACGCCGCGGATCAAGAGCTTCTATTTCGACTTGCCGCAGCCGTTCGCGTTCGCGGCCGGGCAGCACGTCGACGTTCGCTTGACGGCGCCCGACGGATACCGCGCGCAGCGCAGCTACTCGATCGCCTCCGCGCCCGACGACTCCGGCCGCATCGAGCTCGCGATCGAGCTGCTGGACACCGGCGAAGTGTCGGCGTTCTTCCACGAGGTCGTCGCGGTCGGTGATCCGATCGAGCTGCGCGGTCCGCTGGGCGGCTACTTCGTCTGGCCGCCGGCCGAACGCGGTCCGGTGCTGCTGATCGGCGGCGGCTCGGGTCTGGTTCCGCTGATGTCGATGATCCGTCACCGCGCGGCCGCCGGATCGCACGTGCCCGTTTTGCTGCTGCTCTCGGCGCGCACCTGGGACGACATTTTGTATCGTGACGAGCTGCTGGCGCTCGATGCGCGCGAGGACGGCTTCACGCTGGTCCTCACGCTCACGCGCGAGCCGCCTCGGCGCCCGGGGGACTACGGCCGCCGCGTCGACGCGGCGATGATGCACGACGTGCTGGCGAAGATGCCGAGCCTCCCGGCGATCGCGTTCGTCTGTGGGACCAATCCCTTCGTCGACGTCGCGGCCGACGGCACCGTCGCCGCCGGCGTGCCGGCCGCCGACGTCCGGACCGAGCGCTACGGAGCCTGA
- a CDS encoding aldose 1-epimerase family protein, with product MPQLFGRGYSRSELAAFTGRLDTLAGVTPLERAAGRGRGVRELSVRTGSGFSFVSVADRALDVALASYGGVPLCWRSCNDVAAPAYADHEADGFLRTFAGGLFTTCGLANFGPAGSDAWGTFGLHGRINLAPAESVRCETSWPDEHTCVFEVAGTMRETQVFGENFRLERRLRAFAGGRSLQLHDTVTNEAGTRRPHMILYHCNGGFPILAPDARLYVSHASVRPRDAQAARGLAVWDRGAEPRRDFEEQVFVHEPIACADGRAAAVLWNPQLCEGRGLGLAIRFDPVQLPAFFTWRMLAHGTYVMGMEPANCPTIEGRVEAGKRGTLPFLEPGESRSYDLEFSVLTGTDELAVMLGQIGRANGAVDA from the coding sequence ATGCCGCAACTCTTCGGGCGAGGCTACTCCCGATCGGAGTTGGCCGCCTTCACCGGACGTCTCGACACACTCGCCGGCGTCACTCCCCTCGAACGCGCGGCCGGCCGCGGTCGGGGTGTACGCGAACTCTCGGTGCGGACCGGGAGCGGGTTTTCGTTCGTGTCGGTTGCGGACCGCGCGCTCGACGTCGCGCTCGCGTCGTACGGCGGCGTGCCGCTCTGCTGGCGCTCGTGCAACGACGTCGCCGCTCCCGCGTACGCCGACCACGAAGCCGACGGTTTCTTGCGCACGTTCGCCGGCGGATTGTTCACGACGTGCGGCCTGGCGAACTTCGGTCCGGCGGGCAGCGATGCGTGGGGCACGTTTGGGTTGCACGGCCGCATCAACCTGGCCCCGGCCGAAAGCGTGCGCTGCGAAACGAGCTGGCCTGACGAGCATACCTGCGTCTTCGAAGTCGCGGGGACGATGCGCGAAACCCAGGTCTTCGGCGAGAATTTTCGGCTCGAGCGCCGCCTGCGCGCGTTCGCCGGCGGCAGGAGCCTGCAGCTCCACGACACGGTGACCAACGAGGCCGGCACCCGACGCCCGCATATGATCCTGTACCACTGCAACGGCGGCTTCCCGATCCTCGCGCCGGATGCCCGGCTGTATGTGTCCCATGCGAGCGTTCGACCACGCGACGCGCAAGCGGCGCGCGGTCTCGCGGTATGGGACCGCGGAGCCGAACCGCGGCGAGATTTCGAGGAGCAGGTGTTCGTCCACGAGCCGATCGCGTGCGCCGATGGACGCGCCGCGGCGGTGCTGTGGAATCCGCAACTGTGCGAGGGGCGCGGGCTCGGCCTCGCGATTCGCTTCGACCCCGTCCAGTTGCCGGCGTTCTTCACGTGGCGCATGCTCGCGCACGGAACCTACGTCATGGGCATGGAGCCGGCCAACTGTCCGACGATCGAGGGGCGCGTCGAGGCGGGCAAACGCGGAACGCTGCCGTTCCTCGAACCGGGCGAATCGCGCAGCTACGACCTGGAGTTCAGCGTGCTCACCGGCACCGACGAGCTGGCCGTCATGCTGGGGCAGATCGGCCGTGCGAACGGAGCCGTGGATGCCTGA
- a CDS encoding DUF389 domain-containing protein yields the protein MSIRQLAPWWRQAFGESNPSDHVDRAEMAGLLTADSRLNLNFVVLILASCAIATLGLLENSVAVIIGAMIIAPLMPAIQAAAFSALDGAAAMFWRSLITLAVGIALAVVLSALLARAVGLSEFGSEILSRARPNLLDLGIALTAGAVGAFARIRSSVTSAIAGTAIAVALMPPLCVVGIGAAAADWEVSGGALLLFVTNLLGITLASMCVFLVGRYARRRAGSALAWAGGLTALVVVPLAFSLQALVRQTALEGALRRALTTQTVTFRQATLVSSDFDWLSRPPTATLLIRSRQLPTAHQVSLLEAFAQRATGQRFRLVVDVSQIQRVTSVALPPEP from the coding sequence ATGAGCATCCGGCAACTCGCGCCGTGGTGGCGGCAAGCCTTCGGTGAAAGCAACCCGTCCGACCATGTGGATCGCGCCGAGATGGCGGGCCTGCTCACAGCCGATTCCCGCCTGAACCTCAACTTCGTCGTGCTGATACTCGCCTCGTGCGCGATCGCCACGCTCGGCCTTCTCGAGAACAGCGTAGCAGTCATTATCGGTGCGATGATCATCGCGCCGCTCATGCCGGCGATTCAAGCCGCAGCGTTTTCCGCGCTCGACGGCGCCGCGGCGATGTTTTGGCGCAGTTTGATCACTCTTGCGGTCGGCATTGCACTTGCCGTCGTGCTCTCCGCGCTGCTGGCGCGAGCGGTCGGGCTCTCCGAGTTCGGCAGTGAGATTCTTTCACGCGCTCGACCCAATCTCTTGGACCTCGGCATCGCCCTCACCGCGGGTGCGGTGGGTGCCTTCGCGCGTATTCGTTCATCGGTTACCAGTGCCATCGCGGGGACGGCGATCGCGGTCGCTCTGATGCCGCCGCTCTGCGTTGTCGGTATCGGCGCGGCAGCGGCCGACTGGGAGGTCAGCGGCGGTGCGCTTCTTCTTTTCGTGACCAACCTGCTGGGCATCACGCTTGCGAGCATGTGCGTCTTCTTGGTGGGTCGCTACGCGCGGCGACGAGCCGGTTCGGCGTTGGCGTGGGCGGGCGGTCTGACGGCTCTCGTCGTCGTCCCTCTCGCGTTCAGCCTTCAGGCGCTGGTTCGACAAACAGCGCTCGAAGGCGCCTTACGACGCGCGTTGACGACTCAAACCGTTACCTTTCGTCAAGCCACGCTGGTATCGAGCGACTTCGACTGGCTTTCACGACCGCCGACCGCGACGCTATTGATCCGGTCGAGGCAGTTGCCCACCGCACACCAGGTTTCTTTGCTGGAGGCTTTCGCGCAGCGGGCAACCGGCCAGCGCTTCCGTCTCGTCGTGGACGTCTCCCAGATCCAGCGCGTGACCTCCGTCGCGCTTCCTCCGGAACCGTGA
- a CDS encoding sugar phosphate isomerase/epimerase: MWRFGVSEVTTWPWSFEQDASRYEALGAAAIEIWEFKLDENPRKRRDQLSSVRDRGLSVSSFQADVHALLPTHLAPTPVALDARRDVFVKTLDTLAPLMPGTVFVLNTGVAADGDVQAAFEQTVRAYRGLAHHAAELGVRLALEPLHPLAMNEDSFAWNLEDALDLVDAVGADALGICADVWNLAGQHDLRTRLARCAGKISLAQVSDYRRPRSFLDRLAVGDGSIDFQPFLDGLRDARYEGPLVLEIFSKDVPDSLYDGDLDAVVERSRDALATLMGGPPERAG; this comes from the coding sequence ATGTGGCGTTTCGGAGTCAGCGAAGTCACGACGTGGCCATGGTCCTTCGAGCAGGACGCCTCGCGCTACGAAGCGCTCGGCGCGGCGGCGATCGAAATCTGGGAGTTCAAGCTCGACGAGAATCCGCGCAAGCGCCGCGATCAGCTCTCGTCCGTGCGCGATCGTGGCCTCTCGGTGTCGTCGTTCCAAGCGGACGTGCACGCGCTGCTTCCGACGCATCTCGCACCGACGCCGGTCGCTCTAGATGCGCGACGGGACGTTTTCGTCAAGACGCTCGATACGCTCGCGCCGCTGATGCCCGGCACGGTCTTCGTCCTCAACACCGGCGTCGCGGCGGACGGCGACGTGCAGGCCGCCTTCGAGCAGACGGTCCGAGCCTATCGTGGACTGGCGCATCACGCCGCCGAGCTCGGTGTTCGGCTGGCGCTCGAACCACTCCATCCGCTAGCGATGAATGAGGACTCTTTCGCCTGGAATCTCGAAGACGCGCTCGACCTCGTCGACGCGGTCGGCGCGGACGCGCTCGGCATCTGCGCCGACGTCTGGAACCTGGCGGGCCAGCACGATCTGCGCACGCGTCTCGCGCGCTGCGCGGGCAAGATTTCGCTGGCGCAGGTCTCCGACTATCGTCGCCCGCGCTCGTTTCTGGACCGGCTGGCCGTGGGCGACGGCTCGATCGACTTTCAGCCGTTTCTCGACGGCCTGCGTGACGCGCGCTACGAGGGTCCCTTGGTGCTGGAGATCTTCTCGAAGGACGTTCCCGACTCGCTTTATGACGGCGACCTCGACGCGGTCGTCGAGCGCAGCCGCGACGCTCTGGCCACGCTCATGGGCGGTCCCCCGGAGCGGGCCGGCTGA
- a CDS encoding SDR family oxidoreductase: MTLENKVCIVTGASTGIGRAIATKFVKEGAKVVVDYVGKSEPANELVAALAMIGGEAIAVAADVSDADQVAMLFDETIKTFGGVDVLVNNAGVEKKMPFVDTPDDEWGKVIAINLTGPFLCSRRAAKQMIAQGRGGRIINISSVHEDLAMPTNAPYCAAKGGLRMLMRTIAVELAPHDILVNNVAPGAVDTPMDANLKTDPKEMNQLLAEIPLKRMGRPDEVAELCAFLASSAASYSTGSTFFVDGGLIRHSGSL, from the coding sequence ATGACTCTCGAGAACAAGGTCTGTATCGTCACCGGCGCGTCGACCGGCATCGGTCGGGCCATCGCGACGAAATTCGTCAAGGAAGGCGCGAAGGTCGTCGTCGACTACGTCGGCAAGAGCGAGCCCGCGAACGAGCTGGTCGCCGCGCTCGCGATGATCGGTGGAGAGGCCATCGCCGTCGCCGCGGACGTCAGCGACGCGGACCAGGTGGCGATGCTCTTCGACGAGACGATCAAGACGTTCGGCGGCGTCGACGTTCTGGTCAACAACGCCGGCGTCGAGAAGAAGATGCCGTTCGTCGACACGCCCGACGACGAGTGGGGGAAGGTCATCGCCATCAACCTCACCGGACCGTTTCTGTGCAGCCGGCGCGCGGCCAAGCAGATGATCGCTCAGGGCCGTGGCGGCCGCATCATCAACATCTCGTCCGTTCACGAAGATCTGGCCATGCCGACCAACGCGCCGTACTGCGCCGCCAAGGGCGGCCTGCGGATGCTCATGCGCACCATCGCGGTCGAACTGGCTCCTCATGACATTCTCGTCAACAACGTCGCGCCGGGCGCGGTCGACACCCCCATGGATGCCAACCTGAAGACCGACCCGAAAGAGATGAACCAATTGCTGGCCGAGATCCCGCTCAAACGCATGGGGCGCCCCGACGAAGTCGCCGAGCTGTGCGCGTTCTTGGCCTCGAGCGCCGCGTCGTACTCGACCGGCTCCACCTTTTTCGTCGACGGGGGCCTGATCCGGCACAGCGGGTCGCTGTGA
- a CDS encoding SMP-30/gluconolactonase/LRE family protein, with the protein MAPRLLVRTDHYTEGVVVAPDGTVFFSMTSVSTVMRMRADGSACAVWAHVPAANGHAIDVDGSHLVMSSAGSVQRLDGSGTTIDVLATQVDGRWLTYPNDVALDTSRGTCYVTDSGYKKTPATVPPDPQGRVYRFDRDDTVREVAAGIAYANGIALAREGASLYVGESVTGTIWSYPLADDGSLGERRLFARTPRTPGTVTVPDGFTVASDGRLFVAHYGACEILVYAPDGALIDRLAAGNRATSHAAFSPDERTLYVSGGIEDESGPGAIFAIAV; encoded by the coding sequence ATGGCACCACGTCTCCTCGTCCGCACCGATCACTATACGGAGGGCGTCGTCGTCGCCCCCGATGGGACGGTGTTCTTTTCGATGACGAGCGTCAGCACGGTCATGCGCATGCGTGCGGATGGGTCCGCGTGCGCGGTGTGGGCGCACGTCCCGGCTGCGAACGGTCACGCCATCGACGTCGACGGCAGCCACCTGGTCATGTCGAGCGCCGGTTCCGTCCAACGCCTGGACGGGAGCGGCACGACGATCGACGTCCTCGCCACCCAGGTCGATGGGCGGTGGCTGACCTATCCCAACGACGTCGCGCTCGATACGAGTCGGGGAACGTGCTACGTCACGGATTCGGGATACAAGAAGACGCCTGCGACGGTGCCGCCCGATCCGCAAGGCCGCGTCTACCGATTCGACCGAGACGATACCGTGCGAGAGGTCGCGGCCGGCATCGCGTACGCGAACGGCATCGCCTTGGCGCGCGAGGGCGCATCGCTGTATGTCGGCGAGAGCGTGACCGGGACGATCTGGAGCTATCCGCTCGCCGACGACGGCTCGTTGGGCGAGCGCAGACTGTTCGCGCGCACCCCGCGAACGCCGGGGACGGTCACCGTACCGGACGGTTTCACCGTCGCGTCGGACGGACGGCTGTTCGTGGCGCACTACGGAGCCTGCGAGATCTTGGTCTACGCTCCGGACGGCGCGTTGATCGATCGGCTGGCGGCCGGGAACCGGGCGACCAGCCACGCCGCGTTCTCCCCGGACGAGCGCACGCTCTACGTCTCGGGCGGCATCGAAGACGAGTCCGGTCCGGGCGCGATCTTCGCGATCGCCGTCTGA
- a CDS encoding sulfite oxidase-like oxidoreductase, whose protein sequence is MFTRGFSGRRPSSDAAKRLPPGQHLVDDFPVLSAGPTPRVAPEQWSFTLKVGPKPVKTWDWTAFNALPKTKVTRDIHCVTTWSKFDTQWEGVSFDDILADAQLEAPTQYVLAHSYGGYSTNVPVADLAGGKAMVAVTYDGQPLEADHGGPARLLVPHLYFWKSAKWVNALQFTTKDEAGFWELRGYNMYGDPWREQRFAGD, encoded by the coding sequence GTGTTCACGCGAGGATTTTCGGGCCGGCGCCCATCGTCCGACGCCGCGAAGCGGCTCCCGCCCGGACAGCATCTGGTCGACGACTTCCCCGTCCTCTCGGCGGGGCCGACGCCGCGCGTCGCACCCGAGCAGTGGTCGTTCACGCTCAAGGTTGGGCCCAAGCCGGTGAAGACCTGGGACTGGACGGCCTTCAACGCGCTGCCCAAGACGAAGGTCACGCGCGACATCCACTGCGTGACCACCTGGTCGAAGTTCGACACGCAATGGGAAGGCGTCTCGTTCGACGACATTCTGGCCGACGCGCAGCTGGAAGCGCCGACGCAGTACGTGCTGGCGCACTCCTACGGCGGCTACTCGACGAACGTGCCGGTGGCCGACCTGGCCGGCGGCAAGGCGATGGTGGCGGTCACCTACGACGGCCAGCCGCTCGAGGCCGACCACGGCGGCCCGGCGCGCTTGCTGGTGCCCCACTTGTACTTCTGGAAGTCCGCCAAGTGGGTGAACGCGCTGCAGTTCACCACCAAGGACGAGGCCGGGTTCTGGGAGCTGCGCGGCTACAACATGTACGGCGATCCGTGGCGCGAGCAGCGTTTCGCGGGTGACTGA